Proteins from a genomic interval of Polyodon spathula isolate WHYD16114869_AA chromosome 1, ASM1765450v1, whole genome shotgun sequence:
- the LOC121320785 gene encoding heart- and neural crest derivatives-expressed protein 2, which produces MSLVGGFPHHPVVHHDGYSFAAAAAASRCHEENPYFHGWLISHPEMSPPDYSMAPSYSPEYANSAAGLDHSHYGGVPAPGTVGMGPRPVKRRGTANRKERRRTISINSAFAELRECIPNVPADTKLSKIKTLRLATSYIAYLMDLLAKDDQNGEAEAFKAEFKKTDVKEEKRKKELNEVLKSSTSNNDKKTKGRTGWPQHVWALELKQ; this is translated from the exons ATGAGTTTAGTTGGAGGATTCCCACACCACCCGGTGGTTCATCACGATGGCTACTCTTTTGCCGCTGCAGCCGCAGCTAGCCGCTGCCACGAAGAAAACCCATACTTCCATGGGTGGCTCATTAGTCACCCAGAGATGTCACCCCCAGATTACAGTATGGCACCTTCTTATAGCCCTGAATACGCCAATAGCGCTGCCGGGCTTGACCATTCACATTACGGAGGAGTCCCGGCTCCAGGAACAGTTGGGATGGGGCCCCGTCCAGTGAAGCGCAGAGGTACGGCCAACCGCAAGGAAAGACGCAGGACTATAAGCATCAACAGCGCTTTCGCTGAGCTCCGGGAGTGCATTCCAAATGTGCCGGCCGACACAAAACTGTCCAAAATCAAAACTCTTCGCTTGGCCACCAGCTATATTGCCTACCTCATGGACCTACTTGCCAAAGACGATCAAAACGGAGAGGCAGAGGCCTTCAAGGCAGAGTTCAAAAAGACAGATgtgaaagaagaaaagagaaagaaagaactg AACGAGGTGTTGAAGAGTTCAACAAGCAACAACGACAAGAAAACCAAAGGAAGGACTGGCTGGCCACAGCATGTCTGGGCTTTGGAACTCAAACAGTGa